A genomic region of Porticoccaceae bacterium LTM1 contains the following coding sequences:
- a CDS encoding winged helix-turn-helix domain-containing protein, whose product MDTDSRPSKQAIAFNRKLYLAHLIDSGQYSVPSLEEVTGMPRRTIQDTLKTLSDIGIEVVFTPKPGARHNEGSYQVSSWGPIHKKWVKNHLESIKAVL is encoded by the coding sequence ATGGATACGGATTCAAGACCCAGCAAGCAAGCTATCGCATTCAATAGAAAGCTCTATCTCGCCCACCTGATTGATAGCGGCCAATACAGTGTCCCTTCTCTGGAGGAGGTGACGGGCATGCCTCGGCGAACGATCCAGGATACGTTGAAAACCCTGTCTGACATTGGTATTGAAGTGGTTTTTACTCCCAAACCAGGGGCTCGCCACAATGAGGGCAGCTATCAGGTGTCCAGTTGGGGGCCAATTCACAAGAAGTGGGTCAAGAATCACCTGGAATCAATCAAAGCTGTGTTGTAG
- a CDS encoding GGDEF domain-containing protein — MMVPALKKMLAPSLCLLVSVALLWQQTLLNDRHLAILESLPYLLGGLSLLMALLANHIRELSTTVITLMSFWLIKTFLQAPLSTEPAGQIFQLISLVHPLLLGFLLWLPETGWRHRTGLIGLLIAPTLVLFSALLFKLSPTWFSAISIELFANSLYGLTISAIAGWLYIAVAAAGLALLLGKGSNMESSLVGCSLFGMITFGWFGVQNISMIMFSGVTLLLVLNQLGNLLLLSYRDELTQIPNRRALHKAAKALGSNYSLVMVDIDHFKKINDTHGHDLGDQVLKLVASHLRRVRSGGKVFRYGGEEFCILFRGRSADEITEDLEQLRKSIAEYDMVLRDSHSRPKRSQQGVRKRGATRRKGNIRVTVSMGLADSRQTPSGVFESVMKAADNALYGAKRNGRNRLIVA, encoded by the coding sequence ATGATGGTTCCAGCTTTAAAAAAAATGCTTGCTCCGTCACTGTGCCTTCTGGTGTCAGTTGCTCTTCTATGGCAACAAACCCTACTCAACGATAGGCATTTGGCAATTCTGGAGAGCCTTCCCTACCTGCTGGGAGGTTTATCGTTGCTAATGGCCTTATTGGCCAATCATATTCGAGAGCTCTCCACTACAGTGATAACCTTGATGAGTTTCTGGCTGATCAAGACTTTCCTGCAAGCCCCACTTTCTACTGAACCTGCCGGCCAGATTTTTCAATTGATATCCCTGGTCCACCCTCTATTGCTGGGGTTTTTGCTGTGGCTGCCAGAGACCGGCTGGAGACACAGAACAGGATTGATTGGATTGCTTATCGCCCCAACTCTTGTGCTGTTCTCTGCCCTGTTATTCAAATTGAGTCCCACATGGTTCAGTGCCATTTCCATTGAGCTTTTTGCGAATTCACTCTACGGCCTGACAATCTCAGCCATTGCCGGATGGCTCTATATTGCTGTCGCGGCTGCCGGGTTGGCTCTGCTACTGGGTAAAGGCAGCAATATGGAAAGCAGCCTGGTTGGTTGCAGCCTTTTTGGCATGATCACTTTCGGCTGGTTTGGCGTGCAGAATATTTCGATGATCATGTTTAGCGGAGTCACCTTACTGCTGGTTTTAAACCAGCTCGGAAATCTTCTGCTATTAAGCTATCGAGACGAATTAACCCAGATACCTAATCGCCGTGCTTTGCATAAAGCAGCAAAAGCACTAGGCAGCAATTACAGTCTGGTCATGGTTGATATCGACCACTTCAAAAAGATTAACGACACTCATGGCCATGATCTGGGCGACCAGGTACTCAAGCTGGTTGCCTCTCACCTTCGCAGAGTTCGCAGCGGCGGCAAGGTATTCCGGTATGGGGGCGAAGAGTTTTGCATCCTGTTTCGCGGCAGGAGCGCAGACGAAATTACCGAAGACCTGGAACAACTTCGAAAAAGCATAGCCGAATACGACATGGTATTGCGCGACAGCCACAGTCGCCCCAAGCGAAGCCAGCAAGGTGTCAGAAAACGCGGAGCCACTCGTCGCAAAGGCAACATTCGCGTCACAGTAAGTATGGGTCTTGCAGACAGCAGACAGACTCCCAGCGGAGTTTTTGAATCTGTTATGAAGGCTGCTGATAACGCTCTTTACGGCGCCAAGCGCAACGGTCGCAACAGGTTGATCGTTGCCTGA
- a CDS encoding SRPBCC family protein — MMFFKKLLLIVAALLVAGIFLPSSSHVERSVEINADKVTIFNYLNRLKNFNEWSPWVQRDLFANYEFSGPEQGVGSTMRWSSEKDDVGSGIMRIVSSEAFSHIELALNFDGQGSGSSSFFLSDKDNMTEVVWSFDADHGWNIVERYFGLMLDGFIGKDYEEGLSHLKQVIESKPVPPAEVEQEPQVDDTDEEEESAVNQG; from the coding sequence ATGATGTTTTTCAAAAAACTGCTACTGATCGTAGCGGCATTGCTGGTGGCGGGTATTTTCTTACCGTCGTCCAGCCATGTTGAGCGATCTGTAGAAATCAATGCCGATAAGGTAACGATTTTCAATTATCTCAATCGCTTAAAAAACTTTAATGAATGGTCTCCCTGGGTGCAGAGAGATTTATTCGCGAACTACGAGTTTAGTGGCCCGGAGCAGGGGGTTGGTAGCACTATGCGCTGGAGTAGTGAGAAGGACGATGTCGGTAGCGGAATTATGCGCATCGTTTCTTCTGAAGCCTTTAGCCATATAGAGCTAGCTTTAAACTTTGACGGGCAGGGCAGTGGTAGTTCCAGCTTCTTCCTTAGCGACAAAGATAATATGACGGAAGTCGTGTGGTCTTTTGATGCTGATCATGGATGGAACATTGTAGAGCGTTATTTCGGTCTGATGCTCGATGGCTTTATTGGCAAGGATTACGAAGAAGGGCTGAGCCATCTTAAACAGGTGATTGAATCCAAGCCCGTTCCCCCTGCTGAAGTGGAGCAGGAGCCTCAAGTTGATGATACGGACGAAGAAGAGGAAAGTGCTGTTAATCAGGGCTGA
- a CDS encoding PilT/PilU family type 4a pilus ATPase, translating into MTLNNFLQVLVKHDGSDLYLSTGAPPCAKFHGVLKPLSKESMKPGEIAAIAQELMDPAQQREFAEELEMNLAYSLPGVGRFRINIFQQRNEVALVARNIHTEIPKAEDLGLPETLKEVVMNKRGLVLFVGATGSGKSTSLAALIDHRNSNAGGHIITIEDPVEFVHSHKKSVVNQREVGTDTRSFKNALKNTLRQAPDVILIGEIRDRETMEHALEFAETGHLAISTLHANNANQALERIVNLFPEERRPQLLMALSANMRAIVSQRLVPTVDGKRCAAIEILLGTKTIQEQILKGDFHQIKEIMEKSERLGMRTFDAALFELYQAGRISLEEAIRNADSANNLRLRIKLAAGEAIAEEKAEEESGDEKSSVKMKTSSGLTLELESVVEEEEEDESSLKW; encoded by the coding sequence ATGACCCTGAATAATTTTTTGCAGGTTTTGGTTAAACATGATGGCTCTGACCTGTACCTGAGTACCGGTGCACCTCCGTGTGCGAAATTCCACGGTGTATTAAAACCCTTGTCCAAAGAGTCTATGAAGCCCGGGGAGATTGCTGCAATTGCCCAGGAGCTGATGGATCCAGCCCAACAGCGAGAGTTTGCCGAAGAGCTGGAAATGAATTTGGCGTACTCGCTACCCGGTGTGGGTCGCTTTCGAATCAATATTTTTCAGCAGCGCAATGAAGTTGCCTTGGTGGCGAGGAATATTCATACCGAAATCCCAAAAGCGGAAGACCTGGGATTGCCTGAAACCCTCAAAGAAGTAGTCATGAACAAGCGCGGCCTGGTTCTGTTCGTCGGCGCGACAGGCTCGGGTAAATCCACTTCCTTAGCGGCTTTGATAGATCATCGCAATAGTAATGCCGGTGGGCATATCATCACTATTGAAGATCCGGTGGAGTTTGTTCATAGCCACAAAAAGAGCGTAGTGAATCAACGGGAAGTTGGTACCGATACCCGCAGCTTTAAAAATGCCCTGAAGAACACCCTTCGCCAGGCGCCCGATGTGATTCTGATAGGTGAGATTCGCGATCGCGAAACCATGGAACACGCTCTCGAATTTGCCGAGACAGGTCACCTGGCTATCTCGACTCTGCACGCCAACAACGCGAACCAAGCGCTTGAACGCATCGTTAACCTGTTCCCTGAGGAAAGAAGACCGCAGCTGTTGATGGCGTTGTCTGCCAATATGCGCGCCATTGTTTCCCAGCGATTGGTTCCTACTGTAGACGGCAAACGGTGTGCGGCAATCGAAATTCTGTTAGGTACCAAAACCATCCAGGAGCAGATCCTCAAAGGCGACTTCCACCAGATCAAGGAGATCATGGAGAAGTCGGAGCGTCTTGGTATGCGTACTTTTGATGCGGCGCTGTTTGAGCTGTATCAGGCTGGGCGAATTTCTCTTGAAGAGGCTATTCGCAATGCCGATTCTGCCAACAATTTGCGGCTTCGAATCAAATTGGCAGCTGGTGAAGCTATCGCTGAAGAAAAAGCTGAAGAGGAAAGTGGGGATGAAAAGTCTTCGGTCAAGATGAAGACCAGCTCGGGACTGACACTGGAACTGGAGTCAGTAGTTGAGGAGGAGGAAGAAGATGAAAGCAGCCTCAAATGGTAA
- a CDS encoding DUF2891 domain-containing protein, translating into MTRKIILTLGLCLLTSAALQAAEPARFTKPYIKRVTELALGCIHTEYPNILSYLKEKNIKSTYFSDTPFSGDSYKQQAPAFYGCFDWHSSVHNHWALVRILRLSANPEQQSQIIDTLNSSFTPENIATEVASFQSPEMHRGYELPYGFTWFLQLTGELRQWDNLQARQWLANLKPLEDLIVERLQIWLASMNTPLIIGTHNNTAFNLGLMLDWAKVSDNSHIARRIEWFTKKHYGKKASCPIASEPERKDFLSPCLAEADLMRRVLTTAEFDKWFSDFLPTVPLNGKAGWLSVQLSAGEDTHLFGLNLTRAWMLDGIAQALPEKDPRIATLNAESKAHQEAGTGIVLGELNYMASHWLGSFTAYLLTERGVSIEN; encoded by the coding sequence ATGACTAGAAAAATTATCCTGACTTTGGGCCTATGCCTGTTAACCAGTGCAGCGTTGCAGGCTGCGGAGCCAGCCCGTTTTACAAAGCCTTACATTAAACGGGTGACAGAACTTGCACTGGGCTGCATCCACACCGAATACCCCAATATTCTCAGCTACTTAAAAGAAAAGAACATTAAGTCAACATACTTCTCGGATACCCCGTTTAGCGGCGATTCATACAAACAACAGGCTCCCGCTTTTTACGGCTGCTTTGACTGGCACTCAAGTGTTCACAACCACTGGGCATTGGTGCGAATCCTGCGACTATCAGCCAACCCCGAGCAGCAGTCACAGATTATCGATACCTTAAATTCCAGCTTCACCCCAGAGAATATTGCCACTGAAGTAGCCTCTTTCCAGTCACCTGAAATGCATCGTGGTTACGAGCTGCCATACGGGTTTACATGGTTCCTGCAACTTACTGGCGAATTACGTCAATGGGACAACCTACAAGCCCGTCAATGGCTCGCTAACCTCAAACCACTTGAAGATTTGATAGTCGAGCGGCTGCAAATCTGGTTAGCCAGCATGAATACACCGTTGATTATAGGTACTCATAACAACACAGCCTTTAACTTGGGCCTGATGCTGGACTGGGCCAAAGTCAGTGACAACTCCCATATCGCCAGACGCATTGAATGGTTTACTAAAAAACACTACGGAAAAAAAGCCAGCTGTCCTATCGCCAGTGAACCTGAGCGCAAGGACTTCCTCTCTCCCTGTCTGGCAGAGGCTGACCTGATGCGTCGCGTACTGACTACAGCAGAATTCGATAAATGGTTCAGTGATTTTCTGCCGACAGTACCGCTCAACGGTAAAGCCGGCTGGTTATCTGTACAACTTAGCGCTGGCGAAGACACGCATCTTTTCGGCCTTAACCTCACCCGCGCCTGGATGCTGGATGGCATAGCTCAGGCATTGCCAGAAAAAGACCCACGCATCGCTACCCTGAATGCCGAATCCAAAGCCCACCAGGAAGCTGGCACTGGCATCGTACTTGGTGAACTCAACTATATGGCTTCTCACTGGCTAGGCAGTTTTACGGCTTACCTGCTAACCGAGAGAGGTGTCAGTATTGAGAACTGA
- the folD gene encoding bifunctional methylenetetrahydrofolate dehydrogenase/methenyltetrahydrofolate cyclohydrolase FolD, with the protein MTAIVLDGKEIAKRTEAELSERVAALKEKSGATPILATILVGGDPASATYVRMKQNACKRVGMDSIAVEMPEETTTEELLVKIEELNADPNCHGILLQHPVPEQIDERACFDAIALNKDVDGVTCLGYGRMAMGEEAYGSATPQGIMRLLAAYDIDLNGKHAVVVGRSPILGKPMAAMLLNANATVTICHSRTQNLADHIKQADIVVGAVGKPEFIKAEWIKDGAVVVDAGYHPPGVGDIELGPLKERVAAYTPVPGGVGPMTINTLILQSVDAGEKKLD; encoded by the coding sequence ATGACTGCGATCGTTCTCGACGGTAAAGAAATTGCCAAACGCACCGAAGCCGAGCTCAGTGAGCGAGTAGCCGCGCTTAAAGAAAAGAGCGGTGCCACTCCAATTCTGGCCACCATTCTGGTGGGCGGAGATCCCGCCTCAGCAACCTATGTGCGCATGAAACAGAACGCTTGCAAGCGTGTTGGCATGGATTCGATTGCGGTAGAGATGCCGGAAGAGACCACTACCGAGGAGTTGTTGGTAAAAATTGAAGAGTTGAATGCCGATCCAAATTGCCACGGCATTCTGCTGCAGCACCCGGTGCCAGAGCAGATTGATGAGCGTGCCTGCTTTGATGCTATTGCTCTCAATAAGGATGTGGATGGTGTTACCTGCCTGGGTTATGGCCGCATGGCTATGGGGGAAGAGGCGTACGGGTCTGCAACTCCACAGGGCATCATGCGCCTGCTGGCGGCTTACGATATCGATCTGAACGGCAAGCACGCTGTGGTGGTTGGTCGCAGCCCGATTCTGGGTAAGCCTATGGCTGCAATGCTGCTTAATGCCAATGCCACCGTCACTATTTGTCACTCCCGTACCCAAAACCTGGCTGATCACATCAAGCAGGCTGATATTGTTGTGGGTGCAGTCGGCAAGCCGGAGTTTATTAAGGCTGAATGGATTAAAGATGGTGCTGTTGTGGTTGATGCCGGTTACCACCCTCCGGGCGTGGGTGATATTGAGTTGGGGCCACTGAAAGAGCGTGTTGCGGCGTACACTCCTGTGCCAGGTGGTGTTGGCCCAATGACCATCAATACACTGATTCTGCAATCGGTTGATGCAGGAGAGAAAAAGCTGGACTGA
- the fusA gene encoding elongation factor G has product MTDLSLYRNIGIFAHVDAGKTTTTERILKLTGKIHKTGEVHDGAATTDFMEQEAERGITIQSAATTCFWKGHRMNIIDTPGHVDFTVEVYRSLKVLDGGVGVFCGSGGVEPQSETNWRYANESEVSRLIFVNKLDRMGADFYRVVEQVKKVLGANPLVMTLPIGIEDDFKGVVDVLTQKAYIWDDSGLPENYEVTDIPAEMVDDAAMYREQLIETAVEMDDDLMMAYMEGEEPSIEDIKRCIRKGTRDLAFFPTYCGSAFKNKGIQLVLDAVVDYLPNPTEVDPQPLTDEEGNETGKFATVSEEEPLRALAFKIMDDRFGALTFIRIYSGRLSKGDTILNSFTGKTERIGRMVEMHANDRTELETAQAGDIIAVIGMKNVQTGHTLCDVKNPCTLEPMVFPEPVISIAVAPKDKGSVEKMGIAIGKMVAEDPSFQVETDEDSGETILKGMGELHLDIKVDILKRTYGVELVVGKPQVAYRETITTPIEDSYTHKKQSGGSGQFGKIDYRIKPGEPGTGFTFTSTVVGGNVPKEFFPAVEKGFKSMMETGPLAGFPVLDVEVELFDGGYHAVDSSAIAFEIAAKGAFRQSMPKAGPQMLEPIMKVDVFTPDDHVGDVIGDLNRRRGMIKDQEPGATGVRIKADVPLSEMFGYIGHLRTITSGRGQFSMEFSHYMPCPQNVADEVIAKEKERQAKK; this is encoded by the coding sequence ATGACTGACTTATCACTCTACCGCAACATCGGTATCTTCGCGCACGTTGACGCCGGTAAAACAACTACTACCGAGCGCATCCTGAAGCTGACCGGTAAAATTCACAAAACCGGTGAAGTACACGATGGCGCTGCCACTACTGACTTCATGGAGCAGGAAGCCGAGCGCGGAATTACCATTCAGTCCGCTGCTACTACCTGTTTCTGGAAAGGCCACCGGATGAACATCATCGATACTCCGGGACACGTTGACTTCACCGTTGAAGTTTACCGCTCCCTGAAAGTATTGGACGGTGGTGTTGGCGTATTCTGTGGTTCCGGCGGCGTTGAGCCTCAGTCCGAAACCAACTGGCGCTACGCGAACGAATCAGAAGTATCTCGTCTGATCTTCGTAAACAAGCTGGACCGTATGGGTGCCGACTTCTACCGCGTTGTTGAGCAGGTTAAGAAGGTTCTGGGCGCTAACCCACTGGTTATGACCCTGCCGATCGGCATCGAAGACGACTTCAAAGGCGTTGTAGACGTTCTGACCCAGAAAGCTTACATCTGGGACGATTCCGGCCTGCCAGAGAACTACGAAGTAACCGACATCCCGGCCGAAATGGTTGACGATGCCGCCATGTACCGCGAGCAGCTGATCGAAACCGCTGTTGAGATGGACGACGACCTGATGATGGCTTACATGGAAGGTGAAGAGCCGTCCATCGAAGACATCAAGCGCTGTATCCGTAAAGGTACCCGCGACCTGGCATTCTTCCCGACTTACTGCGGTTCTGCCTTCAAAAACAAAGGTATCCAGCTGGTTCTGGACGCCGTTGTTGACTACCTGCCGAACCCGACCGAAGTTGATCCGCAGCCGCTGACCGACGAAGAAGGTAACGAAACCGGCAAATTTGCCACTGTTTCCGAAGAAGAGCCACTGCGCGCTCTGGCGTTCAAAATTATGGACGACCGTTTCGGCGCCCTGACCTTTATTCGTATCTACTCCGGCAGATTGAGCAAAGGTGACACCATCCTGAACTCCTTCACCGGCAAAACCGAGCGTATCGGCCGCATGGTGGAAATGCACGCCAACGATCGTACCGAACTGGAAACGGCTCAGGCTGGTGACATCATTGCTGTTATCGGCATGAAGAACGTTCAAACCGGTCACACCCTGTGTGACGTTAAGAACCCTTGTACTCTGGAACCAATGGTATTCCCAGAGCCGGTAATCTCTATTGCCGTTGCTCCAAAGGACAAAGGTTCTGTTGAGAAAATGGGTATTGCCATTGGCAAGATGGTTGCAGAAGATCCATCCTTCCAGGTTGAAACCGACGAAGACTCCGGTGAAACCATCCTGAAAGGTATGGGTGAGCTGCACCTGGACATTAAAGTAGACATCCTGAAGCGTACCTACGGCGTTGAGCTGGTAGTTGGTAAGCCGCAGGTAGCCTACCGCGAAACCATCACCACGCCGATCGAAGACAGCTACACCCACAAGAAGCAGTCTGGTGGTTCTGGCCAGTTCGGTAAGATCGACTACCGTATCAAGCCGGGTGAACCTGGCACTGGCTTTACCTTCACTTCCACGGTTGTGGGCGGTAACGTTCCTAAAGAATTCTTCCCGGCTGTTGAGAAAGGCTTCAAGAGCATGATGGAAACCGGTCCTCTGGCTGGCTTCCCGGTTCTGGACGTTGAAGTTGAGCTGTTCGACGGTGGCTACCACGCTGTTGACTCCTCGGCCATCGCGTTCGAAATCGCTGCCAAAGGTGCTTTCCGTCAATCCATGCCGAAAGCTGGCCCTCAGATGCTTGAGCCGATCATGAAAGTAGACGTGTTCACTCCAGATGATCACGTTGGTGATGTTATCGGTGACCTGAACCGTCGTCGCGGCATGATCAAGGACCAGGAGCCTGGCGCTACTGGTGTACGCATCAAGGCAGATGTACCGCTGTCCGAAATGTTCGGCTACATCGGCCACCTGCGTACCATCACTTCCGGCCGTGGCCAGTTCTCTATGGAGTTCAGCCACTACATGCCTTGCCCGCAAAACGTAGCGGACGAAGTGATCGCGAAAGAAAAAGAGCGTCAAGCCAAGAAGTAA
- a CDS encoding dicarboxylate/amino acid:cation symporter, translating to MNHTINRSLKNLTGQLDRLISGRLWLKVLIALVLGVVTGILLGPDLGLISSEAVKVITAWLALPGQVFLAVIQMIVVPLVVASIVRGLAVSNDPIALKQNGLIAILFIVISTALAAAIGIVLALNVQPGHFVEAGVLNDASVAPLTSAATHGFPGFAELPDKVSALIPKNPLDSMASGEMLQVILFAAVLGAAMLSIPAQKSKPLFDLMGALQEVSLRIVSWAMLLAPIAVFGLITRLVANLGIEVLAGMAVYVATVVVGLIIIAILYLIVAKLTLTQSLRQFFSNVRELLLLAFSTSSSAAVMPITMQVVEDKLQVRTEIARFLVPLGATINMAGTAMYQGIATVFLAQVFNVELSFVSYLFIVTMAVAASIGSPATPGAGIVILSMVLEGVGIPAVGVALILGVDRILDMFRTSVNVLGDVVACTTVQHLTRNRVGKEVQKAPES from the coding sequence ATGAATCATACTATCAACCGTTCCCTAAAAAATTTGACCGGGCAGCTTGATCGTCTGATTAGCGGGAGACTGTGGTTAAAGGTACTTATTGCACTGGTATTAGGCGTCGTCACCGGAATTTTACTGGGGCCAGATTTAGGTTTAATTTCAAGCGAAGCCGTTAAGGTCATTACAGCTTGGTTGGCTTTGCCGGGACAGGTTTTTCTTGCTGTTATTCAAATGATAGTGGTTCCCCTTGTCGTCGCATCTATTGTTCGAGGATTGGCCGTCAGTAACGATCCGATTGCCCTGAAACAGAATGGACTGATCGCCATATTGTTTATTGTGATCTCAACGGCACTAGCTGCCGCTATTGGCATCGTATTGGCTTTAAATGTCCAGCCAGGACACTTTGTTGAGGCTGGTGTGCTGAATGATGCAAGCGTGGCTCCGTTAACCAGTGCAGCGACCCATGGTTTCCCCGGGTTCGCTGAACTTCCCGATAAAGTTTCTGCGCTTATACCTAAAAACCCGCTGGATTCTATGGCGTCGGGAGAAATGCTCCAGGTCATTCTGTTTGCAGCGGTCCTTGGCGCCGCCATGTTATCTATCCCTGCGCAAAAGTCGAAACCATTGTTTGATTTGATGGGTGCCTTACAGGAGGTCAGTCTTCGTATCGTATCGTGGGCAATGCTTCTTGCACCTATTGCGGTCTTTGGGTTGATAACAAGATTGGTGGCAAATCTGGGTATTGAAGTACTTGCGGGCATGGCTGTTTATGTCGCAACGGTGGTAGTCGGATTAATCATCATTGCCATACTTTATTTGATTGTCGCAAAACTGACCCTGACTCAGTCGTTACGCCAATTTTTTTCCAATGTCCGAGAGCTGCTTTTGTTGGCCTTTTCTACCAGTAGCTCAGCAGCGGTGATGCCTATTACCATGCAGGTCGTTGAAGATAAATTACAAGTAAGAACAGAAATTGCCCGCTTTTTAGTGCCATTGGGTGCAACTATTAATATGGCAGGTACAGCTATGTACCAGGGCATTGCAACCGTATTTTTGGCTCAGGTATTCAATGTTGAGCTGAGTTTTGTGAGTTATTTATTTATTGTAACCATGGCGGTTGCGGCTTCAATCGGCTCACCTGCAACACCGGGAGCAGGGATAGTAATCTTGAGTATGGTACTTGAAGGGGTTGGTATTCCTGCCGTTGGTGTCGCACTTATTCTTGGTGTAGACAGGATATTGGATATGTTCCGAACTTCTGTGAATGTATTAGGCGATGTTGTCGCCTGCACTACGGTTCAACATTTGACTAGAAACCGAGTCGGTAAAGAAGTTCAGAAAGCACCAGAGTCTTGA
- a CDS encoding SOS response-associated peptidase family protein — MADRLGIDDRKLCYSPDIRPGHIISIVVERGGQRQVLDAIWWLYLQQTERGMKVNPDYFSVNTNYAKLPQKPEYRHSRCIIMASSFVESQQGKKPHELRPADGSAIAFGGLWKAWHDKATEQTVYSASIITLPGLPALAEIHKKAFPLWLPDDAYDPWLDANVTDTACFDDLLIPHLRAPLEAVQVDRASSKKPVGSTRVIKE, encoded by the coding sequence TTGGCAGATCGGTTGGGAATTGATGACCGGAAGCTGTGTTACAGCCCGGATATTCGTCCCGGGCATATCATCAGTATTGTGGTGGAGCGGGGCGGGCAACGGCAGGTGCTGGATGCTATTTGGTGGTTGTACCTGCAGCAAACCGAGCGTGGTATGAAGGTGAATCCGGATTACTTCAGTGTAAATACCAACTACGCCAAGTTGCCCCAAAAGCCAGAATACCGCCACAGTCGCTGCATCATAATGGCCAGTTCATTCGTAGAAAGCCAGCAGGGCAAAAAGCCTCATGAGTTACGACCGGCGGACGGCTCCGCAATCGCTTTTGGTGGGCTCTGGAAGGCATGGCACGACAAGGCAACAGAACAAACCGTATATTCCGCCTCGATCATCACACTGCCTGGCTTGCCAGCACTGGCAGAGATCCACAAAAAAGCATTTCCACTGTGGCTGCCAGACGATGCCTATGATCCATGGCTGGATGCCAATGTGACAGACACCGCCTGTTTTGACGACCTGCTGATACCACATCTCAGGGCACCACTTGAGGCAGTGCAGGTGGATAGGGCAAGTAGTAAAAAACCGGTGGGGAGTACGAGGGTAATAAAAGAGTGA
- the umuD gene encoding translesion error-prone DNA polymerase V autoproteolytic subunit, translating to MKATIEARPLAGTVFYAPLYGSHVQAGFPSPADDYIEQRLDLNEHLIKHPAATFYARAAGDSMTDFGIFNGDLLIVDRALHPKHGDIVIAALDGELTCKILNTRHHQLCSGNQQHPPIPISSDSSLIIEGVVVASIRQHRC from the coding sequence ATGAAAGCAACCATTGAAGCCCGACCTCTTGCCGGGACAGTTTTCTACGCTCCGCTGTATGGGTCCCACGTTCAGGCGGGATTCCCTAGTCCTGCTGACGACTATATCGAGCAACGACTGGATCTTAACGAGCACCTGATCAAGCACCCTGCTGCCACGTTTTACGCCCGTGCTGCCGGTGACTCCATGACTGATTTCGGTATTTTTAACGGCGACCTTTTGATTGTAGACCGTGCACTACACCCTAAGCACGGGGACATTGTAATCGCAGCACTTGACGGTGAACTCACCTGTAAAATTCTGAACACACGCCACCATCAACTGTGCTCGGGCAATCAGCAACACCCTCCCATTCCAATTTCCAGTGACTCAAGCCTGATAATTGAAGGCGTCGTGGTCGCCTCAATTAGACAGCACCGATGCTAG